TCGCGCATCATTCGTGCGCGCAACAAAAAGCCCCGGCTGAGCGGGGCTTTCTTTGATCGTATGCCTCAGGAAGTGTGGTAGCTGAGCACGCTGTCCTGTTCCTTCAGGGCCTTGCGCATCTCCGCCGGAATGCTGCCTGAACGTACGGCCAGTTCCAGGCGAATATCTTCCAGGCTCTGGGCGAAGGCCTGTGGATCGCTCATTTGCGTGGCGTTGAGGACCCGGCTGTAGGCAGTGGCGTCACTTTCGTCGAGCAGTGACAGAACAATGCTACCGTCTGGCCTGGGGGCGCCGAAATTGGCCCGCAGGGGTGCAAACAGCTGATCGACGAATTGTTGATTGGGGTTGTCCATGACCAATACTCCATCCTGAGGGTGACAAGGTTTGACCATAGCATTGGCGATTAGTTCAGCGCCATTGCGTCGTTCAGGCCGCCAGTGACTGGCGTGCACGCTGAATGACTCGCTGCAACGACTCGTCGCCATACTGGCCCGGGTAGAGGCGTTGGCTGTGCTGGGCAATCCCGGCCTGGTTGACGACGGTAAAGCTAAAGCTGCCTTTGCGGGCCGCCAGAATGCGGCAATCATGCGGGGCAAATGCGCTGGACAGGATGCGGACGGCAGCCTGAAATTGTTGTTGAGTGTTCATTTTCTGGGTAATTCCTAAAAACTAGCGAGCGCATCAATGCGCAGATAAGGCTCCAGGGTGCCGGCACGTCGGCTGGCAGTGATAATCCGGGCGGAGCGAAGTTGCACGTTCAGGCGCCGAGCTTTCGGGGCAAGAGCGGGTCGGTACTTCGGAGGCAGGCTGGAGTCTGCGCGGGAGCGAGACGGCCTGATCAGTCAGCAGGGTGGGTCGGGTAGGGAGCTGGGCGGCATCGCCTGATGGGCGTATGCGCTCTTTACCGGGGAACCAACGAGGTGGCCGGGTGGCCAGATTGACTTGCAGCGTGGTACGAACGGAGTGGATATTAACCGCCTGGTCAACTATTAGCCAGCACTATCTGGGCTCGCGAGTCATCTGGCGATAATGGAGGCTGTGCATCGGATGCAATTTACCCCATGCTCCGTTAGCATTAGCCCACTTCAATGCTTTCCTCTCGTGACGGGTTTCGATGAGTTATCAGGTTCTTGCACGCAAATGGCGTCCGCGCTCGTTTCGCGAAATGGTCGGCCAGACCCATGTGCTCAAGGCGCTGATCAACGCCCTCGATAGCCAGCGCCTGCACCATGCCTACCTGTTCACCGGCACCCGCGGGGTGGGCAAGACCACCATTGCGCGCATTATCGCCAAGTGCCTGAACTGCGAAACCGGCATCAGTTCGACGCCTTGCGGCGTTTGCTCGGTCTGCAAGGAAATCGACGAAGGCCGTTTCGTGGACTTGATCGAAGTCGACGCCGCCAGCCGAACCAAGGTCGAAGACACCCGCGAGCTACTGGACAACGTGCAGTATTCGCCGAGCCGCGGGCGCTTCAAGGTCTACCTGATCGACGAAGTGCACATGCTTTCTTCGCACTCGTTCAATGCCTTGCTCAAGACCCTGGAAGAGCCGCCGCCGCACGTCAAGTTTCTCCTCGCCACCACCGACCCGCAGAAGCTGCCGGTGACCATCCTCTCGCGCTGCCTGCAGTTCTCCCTGAAGAACATGCCGCCGGAGCGGGTGGTCGAGCACCTTACCCATGTGCTGGGGGCGGAGAGTATCCCCTTCGAGGAAGACGCCCTGTGGCTGCTCGGCCGCGCGGCCGATGGCTCCATGCGCGACGCCATGAGCCTGACCGACCAGGCGATCGCCTTCGGTGAGGGCAAGGTATTGGCGGCCGATGTGCGGGCCATGCTCGGCACCCTGGATCATGGCCAGGTGTATGGCGTGCTGCATGCGCTGCTGGAAGGCGATGCCCGTGGGGTGATCGATGCCGTGCGTCATCTTGCCGAGCAGGGGCCGGACTGGAACGGGGTGCTGGCGGAAATCCTCAATGTGCTGCACCGCGTTGCCATCGCTCAGGCGCTGCCCGAGGCGGTGGACAATGGCCAGGGCGATCGCGACCGGGTGCTGGCCCTGGCCCAGGCATTGCCGGCCGAAGACGTGCAGTTCTACTACCAGATGGGCCTGATCGGTCGTCGCGACTTGCCGCTCGCGCCGGACCCGCGCGGTGGCTTCGAGATGGTGCTGCTGCGGATGCT
The genomic region above belongs to Pseudomonas benzenivorans and contains:
- a CDS encoding DUF3509 domain-containing protein produces the protein MDNPNQQFVDQLFAPLRANFGAPRPDGSIVLSLLDESDATAYSRVLNATQMSDPQAFAQSLEDIRLELAVRSGSIPAEMRKALKEQDSVLSYHTS
- the dnaX gene encoding DNA polymerase III subunit gamma/tau; translated protein: MSYQVLARKWRPRSFREMVGQTHVLKALINALDSQRLHHAYLFTGTRGVGKTTIARIIAKCLNCETGISSTPCGVCSVCKEIDEGRFVDLIEVDAASRTKVEDTRELLDNVQYSPSRGRFKVYLIDEVHMLSSHSFNALLKTLEEPPPHVKFLLATTDPQKLPVTILSRCLQFSLKNMPPERVVEHLTHVLGAESIPFEEDALWLLGRAADGSMRDAMSLTDQAIAFGEGKVLAADVRAMLGTLDHGQVYGVLHALLEGDARGVIDAVRHLAEQGPDWNGVLAEILNVLHRVAIAQALPEAVDNGQGDRDRVLALAQALPAEDVQFYYQMGLIGRRDLPLAPDPRGGFEMVLLRMLAFRPADTGDAPRVALKPLGISQATADPRINPVAGAAMPAPVGNTPPAEIEATAIPAPVAQVVAPPAAMVPAEPEAPSPRETEAVPEPLAAVPAPAVADAPQAPVVDLPWEESRPQGAAESPAVPAKAAAEVPEALEARPVTAAPSVEEARDELPAFADERDDEPPPGDYDYVEMDAESFDYDFESVAPALPVETEPLPAARPATGLAAEWLELFPKLGLSGMTGSIGANCTLIAVEGDSWLLHLDPGHSALFNATQQRRLNDALNQHLGRELKLQVELRQPEQETPAQAAARKRANRQRDAEASIHNDPLIQQMIQQFAASIRADSIEPIDT